DNA from Dokdonella koreensis DS-123:
GGCGCCGCTGGCCAGGATCAGCCCGCACTTCGTTGCCGATCCGCGCAAGCAGGGCGGGTCGCTGTTCCGCATCCACCGCGACACGCGCTTCGCCAACGACAAGACGCCGTACAAGACCTGGTCCGGCGCGCGCCTGGCGCACGAGCGCGCGCGCCAGGTGCCCGCGCCGTCGTTCTACCTGCACATCCAGCCGAGCGATTGCTTCGCCGGCGGCGGCATCTGGCATCCGGAGCCGCCGACGCTCAAGAAGATCCGCGAGTTCCTGGCCGACAATCCCGCCGCCTGGAAGAAGGCCACGCGCTCGCGCGCGTTCGCCGAGCGCTTCACGTTCTGGGGCGAGAACCTGACGCGGCCGCCGCGCGGCTACGACCCGGCGCACGAGCTGATCGAGGACCTCAAGCGCAAGAACTTCGCCGCCGGCACCGGCTTCACGCAGGCGGTGGCCTGCTCGGACGAACTGCTGCCGACCCTGGTCGATACCTTCCGCCGCATCGCGCCGATGATCGACTACCTCTGCGCGGCGCTGGATCTGGAGTTCTGAGGGGCATCGGACGGCTTCTCGGTTTGAGAAGAGTTGCGTTGCAGCGCTCGAGCGCCGCAGGACCGGTGATGTCTAGTTAGACAGTGCGCTGACGGTTGTCAGCCACGCTCGCCGGGTTCTTCCACAGCAGCAACCGGCCGGCCTGGCTGTAGAAGTGCATCGACGTGCCAGAGCTCGTCGTGGTGCGCGTGCGCTGGCCGAGACCGTTGTAGGTGAAGCTCTCGGTATCGGCACCGACCACCGCCGATCGCACCCGGTGGGCCTCGTCCACGACGATCGCCGTCGTGTTAGGCAGGAAGCCGGTCGCGCTGGTGCGGCTAGTTGCACTGCCGAGGGCGTCGTAGGTGTAGCCGATGACGGCGGTCGAGGGCGCGGCCGGATCGATGATCCGCGTCGGGCGGCCGTCGGCCGCGTACTCGTGCCGGTGGTTGCGCCCGTCGGGTGTCTTGTGGGTCGTGCGCAGGTTGTTTTGCAGGTCGTAGTCGTAAGTGAACGTACTGCCGTTGTAGGTGTAGGTCGCCGTCGACACAATTGGATCATCGATCTGCGCAGCCTGAGTCCGCTCGCGGCGCGCAAGAAACACCGTGCCG
Protein-coding regions in this window:
- a CDS encoding DUF2461 domain-containing protein; translated protein: MSRYFSPATFRFFRDLAAHNDRAWFAEHKARYEADVREPFLRLVGDLQAPLARISPHFVADPRKQGGSLFRIHRDTRFANDKTPYKTWSGARLAHERARQVPAPSFYLHIQPSDCFAGGGIWHPEPPTLKKIREFLADNPAAWKKATRSRAFAERFTFWGENLTRPPRGYDPAHELIEDLKRKNFAAGTGFTQAVACSDELLPTLVDTFRRIAPMIDYLCAALDLEF